A genomic window from Carassius auratus strain Wakin unplaced genomic scaffold, ASM336829v1 scaf_tig00217023, whole genome shotgun sequence includes:
- the LOC113099707 gene encoding renin receptor-like: MVSPITSTAVIRTKYPQSVAAGQPGQAAQWICLHSFTFKSVCACTKFADDVDNVYANNAVVVVVTVKTFEAPLTRKSRSILQISNQGSLYNLAYKYNYDYAVVFNIVLWLMIVLALAVIVISYNLWNMDPGYDSIIYRMTNQKIRLD; this comes from the exons ATGGTTTCACCCATCACCAGCACGGCAGTGATCCGCACGAAATATCCCCAGTCAGTGGCAGCAGGGCAGCCTGGGCAGGCTGCACAGTGGATCTGTCTGCA TTCTTTCACATTTAAATCTGTTTGTGCATGTACGAAGTTCGCAGACGATGTCGACAATGTCTACGCAAACAACGCGGTTGTAGTAGTGGTGACTGTGAAGACATTTGAAGCCCCTCTGACCAGGAAGTCCCGCTCCATCCTTCAGATC AGTAACCAGGGCAGCCTCTACAACCTGGCCTACAAGTACAACTACGATTACGCCGTGGTCTTTAACATTGTCCTATGGCTGATGATCGTGTTAGCTTTAGCCGTCATCGTGATCTCGTACAACCTCTGGAACATGGATCCTGGGTATGACAGCATCATCTACAGGATGACCAATCAGAAGATCCGACTGGACTGA